The Equus quagga isolate Etosha38 chromosome 2, UCLA_HA_Equagga_1.0, whole genome shotgun sequence genome has a window encoding:
- the LOC124234900 gene encoding enhancer of mRNA-decapping protein 3: MATDWLGSIVSINCGDSLGVYQGRVSAVDQVSQTISLTRPFHNGVKCLVPEVTFRAGDITELKILEIPGPGENQHFGDLHQTELGPSGVGYQVGINQNGMGKLVKKPASSSSAPQNIPKRTDVKSQDVAVSPQQQQCSKSYVDRHMESLSQSRSFRRRHNSWSSSSRHPNQATPKKSGLKNGQMKSKDDECFGDDIEEIPDTDFDFEGNLALFDKAAVFEEIDTYERRSGTRSRGIPNEKPARYRHDENILESEPIVYRRITVPHNVSKEFCTDSGLVVPSVSYELHKKLLSVAEKHGLTLERRLEMTGVCASQMALTLLGGPNRLNPKNVHQRPTVALLCGPHVKGAQGISCGRHLANHDVQVILFLPNFVKMLESITNELSLFSKTQGQQVSSLKDLPTSPVDLVINCMDCPENAFLRDQPWYKAAVAWANQNRAPVLSIDPPVHEVEQGIDAKWSLALGLPLPLGEHAGRIYLCDIGIPQQVFQEVGINYHSPFGCKFVIPLHSA; encoded by the exons ATGGCTACGGATTGGCTGGGCAGTATTGTGTCCATCAACTGTGGAGATAGCTTGGGTGTCTATCAGGGAAGAGTGTCAGCAGTGGATCAGGTCAGCCAGACCATTTCTCTCACCCGGCCTTTCCACAATGGAGTGAAGTGCCTCGTGCCAGAGGTCACCTTCAG GGCAGGTGAcattacagaattaaaaattctGGAGATACCAGGTCCTGGAGAAAACCAACACTTTGGAGACCTCCATCAGACAGAATTAGGCCCCTCTGGTGTTGGGTACCAAGTAGGTATCAATCAGAATGGCATGGGCAAGTTGGTCAAGAAGCCAGCGTCTTCCAGCAGTGCCCCTCAGAACATCCCTAAGAGGACAGATGTGAAGAGCCAAGATGTTGCCGTTTccccccagcagcagcagtgttCAAAGAGCTATGTGGACAGGCACATGGAATCCTTGAGTCAGTCCAGAAGTTTCCGTCGTCGGCACAACTCTT ggTCATCTAGTAGCAGGCACCCAAATCAGGCAACTCCAAAGAAAAGTGGTTTAAAGAATGGCCAAATGAAGAGTAAAGATGACGAGTGCTTCGGGGATGATATTGAGGAGATCCCAGACACAGATTTTGATTTTGAAGGGAACTTGGCACTTTTTGACAAGGCAGCTGTGTTTGAGGAGATTGATACCTATGAGAGGAGAAGTGGTACCCGTTCCCGGGGCATCCCGAATGAAAAGCCTGCTCGTTACCGCCATGATGAGAACATCCTAGAGTCAGAGCCCATCGTCTACCGACGGATCACAGTGCCCCACAATGTGAGCAAGGAATTCTGCACAG ACTCTGGCCTGGTTGTCCCAAGTGTTTCCTATGAGCTGCATAAAAAGCTGTTGTCTGTGGCTGAGAAGCATGGGTTGACTTTGGAGCGGAGACTGGAGATGACAGGAGTATGTGCCAGTCAGATGGCACTGACCCTGCTTGGAGGACCCAACAG GTTGAATCCCAAAAATGTTCACCAGAGGCCTACGGTGGCCCTGCTATGTGGGCCCCATGTGAAGGGGGCTCAAGGTATCAGCTGTGGAAGGCACCTAGCCAACCATGATGTCCAGGTCATCCTCTTCCTGCCAAACTTTGTGAAGATGCTGGAGTCCATCACCAACGAGCTGTCTCTCTTCAGCAAGACCCAAGGCCAACAAGTATCTAGCCTCAAAG ATCTGCCCACTAGCCCTGTGGACCTGGTGATCAACTGCATGGATTGCCCCGAGAATGCCTTCCTGCGGGATCAGCCCTGGTACAAGGCAGCCGTGGCCTGGGCCAACCAGAACCGGGCACCAGTGCTCAGCATAGACCCTCCTGTGCATGAAGTCGAACAGGGCATCGATGCCAAGTGGTCACTGGCTCTGGGCCTGCCTCTGCCGCTGGGAGAGCATGCAGGCCGCATCTATTTGTGCGACATTGGCATTCCCCAGCAGGTATTCCAGGAGGTGGGCATCAACTACCACTCGCCCTTTGGCTGCAAGTTTGTCATCCCACTGCACTCTGCCTAG